Genomic segment of Plasmodium brasilianum strain Bolivian I chromosome 8, whole genome shotgun sequence:
GTAGATCGACGAGAATTATAACAATggaaaaattgtttttccATTATAGTTTCTTTTTGATGAGACTGTTTTGTgctatatttcttttaaaccgttaacaatttttcagaggtcttcttttttttttttttttttttaatatgtataggAATTATAACACATCAAAATAACAATGatcttatttaatatttttttaatagtttttaaattataagaaaatgCACATCTCACATATTTGTAACATGAACatacacaaaaataaataaacaaataaatacatacacctGTATATGTTGCATTTgcaatgtttatatataaaagctTGAAAggatatttatatttgttttattccaGAAAAGAGTTATGTATGTTGTTGGATAGGTATTTCTATTTGTTACTCGCTgtgctttttaaaaaaattttattataccaTATTACTTAGCTGATagttccttttatttttcctttcctgtttttccaatttttgtaatttttgaaatttttcaatcttttcaattttttcaaccttttcaattttttcaacCTTTTCAATCTTTTCAatcttttcaatttttccatttttttctatttcatgttccaaatagaaaaattacgtatttcttataatttgACGCGCGCTAATTGTGGTTAAGCACACATGTATGATATGGAAAGATTACATACAAGCAAAAAGACGTGCAGACTGAATGAAGCTTGTACAGTTTTgtttagtaaaaaaataaaaaatgaaatatatgaaatattttaatttataatatgttgTGAAGCAcaccaaattttttttttttctttttttggtACAAAAAATTGTTCGGCTTTTTTTGGCTGTGACATAGACTtgatatctttttattttattatatattttaacattttattatattttaatatttttaatttttaatatttttaatttttaatatttttaatttttaatatttttaatttttaatatttttaatttttaatatttttaatttttaatatttttaatttttttttttttgttgttcatTTTTGGGGTATAAATTCTCACTTCCCATTTATGCGAAAATGAAATCCCTACTTTagatttttgttaatataaaatggaaCAATTTATCGTccttgttatatttatatgtaacgagttataataatatgtaaaagaaatttttatttcctttcttccttttttcctttcttccttttttccttttttcattttttcattttttccttttttcattttttccttttttcattttttcatttatttattttttcattttttcattttttccttttttcattttttcatttatttattttttcattttttcattttttcattttttcattttttcatttatttattttttccttttttcattttttcatttatttattttttcattttttcattttttcattttttcattttttcattttttcatttattcattttttcatttattcatttattcatttattcattttttcattttttcattttttcatttttttatttttccctttttctcttttttttttttctcaatgCCCAACTGAAAGCCGCGTAAATATGAGTAAAAATGACGCGAATAACAACAAcgatttaaataattacaaaaagcAAAAGATGATTGAGGAGTCCAATAATTACTTGAAAACTTTATCACgtaaaaatgaaagtaaCAGTAGCATAAATTCGGAGAATTTAGAAAATGAGTCGTTAAGAGTTGAAGAAAGAAAGGAAAGTAGTAGTGATGATGAGCATCGAGTAGAAGGTGATAGTACACATAGTCTGAACGAAATGATTGAACTGGAGGAAGTGTTTACTCTTGaaatattagtaaaaatattgagtaagatatttttaaagggTAACTATTGTATAACTAAAGATGATATTAACACAAAGAATTGTAAGGTGTTGATTTTTGAATCGAAATGTGATATATCAtcaaatatgaaaatgaaagaaaaagggGACGATGAGGATTTCATTAACAtggttttttattttcaaaataaaaattatttattttttttaatatattgtttaaataaaaaaaatattgtctatttaaatttttttaatcctatattaaatgaaaaagaaacaattgaatcattgaatatattttttatgaataattattttccaCATATTATACTGGGCTTAAATAATGGAAAAGTGTTCTTATACAACCATGAAGGAATTTTATGtatgcaaaataaatttattgataataaaattaaaattattattattgaacATCAAAAGGATTATATCTTATTTGTACatgaaaataatactatAGTAAACtccaatatttatataataaaacgggctttggaaaaaaattcaaaaatattgcCCTTTCATTACTTGTTtactataaataaaaatatcaacATAAAGCATATACTATTAAGGTATGACAACACTCCAgaagttttaaaaaaggagttGTATTCTGTTTATAATATGGAAGATTTAATGCGCTATATACACGCTAACATAAATGTGAACATAAACGCACACATGAATGTAGACATGAACGCAAATATGAACACAAATATGAATGCAAATATGAATGCAAACACGAACGCAAATATGAATGCAAACACGAACGCAAATATGAACGCAAATATGAACGCAAATATGAACGCAAACATGAACTCAAACACGAACGCAAATATGAACGCAAATATGAACGCAAACACGAACGCAAATATGAACGCAAACACAAACGCAAACGTACTTTCCAACATAAATGATAATGTGAATGCCTATCATATTAACAGTGATCATAGAAACGTTAATTATATAGTGACGTCTAAAAATATGACTCTATCAATTCTTAATATAGTTAGACCAAACGCGCAAAATGACTTCTTaacgaaaaaagaaaattttggTACGTCTGAAAAGTTAAgttcaaaaattaataattttttaaaaaatatatttaccaaGCGGAATGACCCGTCCTCTGCGGGTGTAATGGGTACGGGCTCTTCCCCTGCTGTGGCAGCGGAAGCGAGTGCAAGCAGTGGTAATAACAGTGGTAGTAACAacggaaataataataataatagtaacaataatatcaGCAGCATCAACAGCAGCATCAACAACAGCATTAACAACAGCATTAACAACAACATCGGTAGCAGTTATGGAAGCGGCATGATGGAGGTCCTCAACACAAATATTGTGCATTGCTTTAATGATTCGAAAAGGCAAATAATAgacatatgtgtatgtcCGTGGAATAGCAATTTACTCTTAGCCCTAGATAACTTGGGGAGgatatgtttatttaacgtattaacattaaatattttatacatgtgGAAAAGTTACCGATCTGCCTTTATGAGTTTTATACAAAAGAAAACAGTTAGAACTTATAACAATGATAATTCTGAAAATGATTTTAATATGAAAGACATGAACTTAAATAGTGAAACATCCAatgatttaataaataataaatttgataaaggcattttattttacctaaAAACCAGAAATCTAATTGAAATCTGGGATTTAAAAACCATGCAAAGAATATATAGTGTGAGGACATATGAAAACCCAaccctttttaaaatatttttcgttGATCATGATGTAccgaaaaaaatttatttttttaacactaATCTTCACGTATTTTTGATGAGCTCCAATTTTGAGTTGTTCTACTTAAAATGGAAATGATGATTTATCGCTTCCTATCTATAGCTTTGTTTTTAAGGTAAACATCTGCCTAAGTTGAGTTTCCTCCACTTTTCACACGAGTGAAGGATATGTGTAACCTTGTTTTAATTACTCTTTTGACGTATCTCCGATTTGCGTAGATTTacaattttacataaatatataatgtgtatatttatataatatatatatatataatatatatatatatatatatatttatttatttatttattttttttttttccactttTGTATGTAAATGTGGTTgacattttactttttttcgtCTAATTTGTATTACCatataaagaaaacaaagaaaaaaactttGAAGGAAAACTTCTGAAATTTTACCTAAGTACAAGCTTAGAAGCCCAAATGGGTGCTCGatcagaatatatatatatatatgaatatgtaaatatatacttgcacaaatatacgtatatatgtatatacgccAGTATATACGGCTTAATTTATGTGAGCTTAATTTTAACATGAGGAACGGAACGATTTATGTTGACTACAGTGAGAGGTGTGCTGATATGTTGTATTTCGCCATTTCCCAAATAAATTACATCAAagattatttcattaataaaatatgtaatttatttcgCCCACGTAGTTGTATATATTCTATGTAGGAGTGAAAAGGGgggaagcaaaaaaaaaaaaaaaaaaaaaaaaaaagaaaaagcacaaatttgcatatatatatatatatattacgtacttatataaatgtacatatatttctttatatatgtatatataaatatatgaatatatgtgtacgaaTAAGAGTGCGCAGTCAGCttctttttttgatatatatagatatatatatatagttcactaaataaaaatagcataTATTCTGagttcgtttttttttttttttttttttttttttttacttctttaaaTTAAGATGTTAAAATTGAGTCAAAAAGATGTTCACGCATTTGTATTGAAgttaattttatacatatataaacaaccacatatatatgcacatatgcgtataaatgtatatacatatatgtttgtacatGCACATACAGCCTAATGGACGTTCGAACTTTGGTTTAAGCTAATTATACTGAAAACTATATAGACGCACTGAATGGAGGGGAGTTTACACCtatgaataaaaacaattattctttttacatGGAATGATGATAAAGATGATCAACGTAATCAACGAGATCAATATGTTAATGATGAACGTACCTGTTCCTATACGTTAtgcttttcttcttttcggGGAACTATGATGGTTTCATTCGTAGTGATGTCTGAGTCGGGTAATTTCGGACTATACTTatctttttttgaaaactTCTTTTTGGTAAACTCATTGAAGGATTGTGGTCGATGTTGTTTCATGTACTGCTGAGAATTATATTGTTGTGAATGGTAGTTTGTGTATTTTCCGCTTTGGATAcagttttttaaattattaaaattcttGTAATTAATACCTACATTGTTAATGCTGCTATTGTCATTTATACCCATGCCACTACCGCTAACATTACCGCCAATATTACCGCCAATATTACCGCCAATATTACCGCCAACATTACCGCCAACATTACCGCCGATATTACCTCCAATACCGTTACCGATAATATCATTACTACCTCCATTTCCAATCTGATTTTTGGATGCCGTTAGCAAAGATTTTAGGGAGTCTAGCACATTGCTCACTTTGgcattttgtatattttgcGTTATAGAGTTGTCAACTGTGTTGTAGAGTATTctgttatcattattataatcatgCTCACTATCTAAACGTAACAAAGAATTAATTATAGGCGTAATATTGATATTTCCTTGCATACTGTTTTTGTTCTTATATGCATCCAGGTTATTGCAGGTAGGCGGCGGAGTCGTATTCGAGTTAGCGATGAAGCTACTTTTACTGTtttgatttatattataacttACGTTATGATTCACATTATGACCGATATTATGTCCTATGTTTCCGCTATAATTGATGCTGCTGAACGAATCATTCACAGGCATTTTGTTCATAAGAAGATACTCTaagttaatattattccTGCTACCTTCATTCTTATAACTGtcaatgaaattttttttatacgtCTGATTATCCATAGAATAATACTTCTGATTCTGACTGTTCTTGTacaaattatcattattagcAAAATTGGAACTATTCATGTAATTTTTACGCCGTGCCATTTGTAACTCTAAGGCTTCTTGAGTATAGTCATTCGAATTTAATGTGTTCAAAATTTCCATAATGTTTTTTCCACCTTCCTTTGGATACATATCTTTATGCGTTTCGTTATTATAACTGTTATAACTGCCTCCATAACCCCGAACATTATAATTGCCCCCAATGTTGTTATTACCACTGTCTTTTCCGCCTTCCCATGTAAAATCGTGAGTGATAGAGGTCCCTTCTACCTTTTTCTCCTTTCCTTCAACAATCTTACGCTCCTTAATCTTCGAAATTTGTTTCATCAGCAACTGCGCAACAGTGCTGCTAATTTGCTGCTGCTCACTCCGTCCAAATGCATCAAATTGTAggttaaaaatatgttcattCGTAGTATTACTACCATTCGCATTGACATTGGTATTTCCACTGATACTACCGCTCGCACCACCACTAGCACAACCACTAGCACCACCACTGTTGTAATAGTATACATCCTTATCGTAATTTCTGCTTGGAATGGATGCAATTGGAACTACCTGACTTTTCCTTAAATCAAAATCTGCTTGCCTGTTTTTAGCATTACTGTTGATATTGCCATTACTGTTGATATTGCCATTGCTGTTGATATTGCCATTGCTGTTGACATTGCCATTGCTGTTGATATAACTATTACTGTTAATGCTACCAATGTTGTTGATATAACCATTACTTCTAATATTACAATCaatgttattattagtaGAATCATtgttcaaatattttattatgtccACATTTTCATTCACGTTAATACTGTTATTTTTGAACCACTTGGCAAAATTACTTTTTGTTAAATTCTCCTCCTCATTCTCTTTAAATATACTATAACTGTTATCATTAGTATTTAAttgatttaatttatttaactcattaaatttatttaaatgatttaatttatttaatttatttaactgATTTAACTGATTTAATTGATTTAACTGATTTAACTGATTTAACTGATTTAactgattttttattttttcattattcttgcaatacttttttatatcacCTAAGGTAAATATATCACTACTATTTCGTTTTGCAAAATGTAAAGGAGCATAATCTCCATACTTATCTGTATCATTTCTCCTTACATTCATTATTCCAGGGAATTCATGTAATCCTGAAAATTCGTTTTCCTTACTTACAATATTGACCCCTCTCTCGTTCTTGCTCATTCCGCCTTTATTCTTATTACCATAGTTACTGTGACTGTTGTAATTACCGTAATGGTAATAGTTACCATAGTTaccattactattactgttaatGTTACTGTTATTGTGGTTATAGTTGGGACTTGTATGATACACATCTTGCACCGTCAAGTGCATCTTTCCCTCCCTatcgatatatatattatttacacaCATGTTATAACAGCTATCatctaaatttttaaaaactttgGCCTTATAATTATTCGTAGAATTTACAGAATAGCCCAAATGTTTACCATTACTATTAtaactattactattattattgttgttactattactattactattgttgttactattactattattattgttgttactattactattattattgttgttactattactgtcgttattgttgttactattattattgttattccCCTGGGGGTTATCATCGctgtatatatttctaacTCTCACACTACTGTTAtggaatataatattactgTTTGTACAACTAGCCATGATACTCGCAGTTAATGCATTTATGATACCACCCTCCGCACCATTCATAGTAGTATAATTATTCCTATctctataatatttatttgacCCTGAtcttatacatttattttcctttacaAAGCAgttcttatttaatatttcttctgtgttatatttattttcatcgcattttaaaaaacgtaataataataactcGTATCTATTATACTTTAAACATACTtgttttttgctttttttattataaactaTTTCATCTATATAATTGAAGTGTTCATCTTTTTCTCTATTatctaaatttaaatttgtgCTATCATTTTTGCTTGTATCTTCTTCATCATGATGACCACGATGATCTGCACCATCACTACCTACATCCTCATAGCAATCATCAtcgtaataataataatggtatAAGGGAATATATGGATTGTAATATCTATCAAATATTACATCGGTGCTGATCGTACTTAATCTTTTATACTTGTAAATGTGCTTATAcgttaatttataaatagtattgtaacttttatatattacattccCATTCTTATCAATTACACTATCACATGATGTGCTAACTGCGTTATTCAAACCGCGGTTGTCTATTATACAAATGTTTTTCAAGTCCTCCTTTTccatttaaaatgaaaagtaataaaaaaaaaaaaaagaaaaaaacaaaaaacaaaaaattgcGCGCGAAAGAGACGGGAGGAGCAAAATCGtccatatgcacatatatatatatatgtatatatatatatatatgtatgtgctcACATATGTGCATCTACTGgttgcatatatgtgtacgtacATTTACATGCATATGATACATTTGCTTAATCCCGTTACACTTTTTCTAAattctaaatataaataatttcttttaatttataatatgagCTGGGTAAAATTGGTATACACAAAAATAAGGTCCTGAAGTGGGTCGAGTTGTCCGACTTTCGCACTCCTAGGGGAGTCTAATACATTCAAACTTCTACACATATAATaccaatatatatacttgtacACGTACAGTGtgcatatacttatatatacatattacacCTTTAGTATGCACAaatttcgaaaaaaaaaatttttcccCTTTATTTCTGCCTtgtttatgaaaataaaggtTCAGAATGAAGGAATTCTAAAAATCTATAACAGTTtcattaaacaaaaaaaaaaaaaaaaaaaatacacagtaaattgaaaaaagcaagaataaaataaattaaaaatgaggTCTACTAACCTCACGACGCcgtataatttaaaaaaggttTTAGTAGGTGCATACACTCATGCATACAAATGCATAAACATGTACGTtaacatatacgtatatacacacGCAAATCCATACGCAGATACGTACGAAAACAAatacttatatgtatacaagtACTCAATTTGtaatttacatattaatGCGTTAAAAACTTTtggcaaaatgaaaataggggtggaaaaaaaaaaaaaaaaattaaatatctaTGCTTAAAATGAGTTTATAATTCATCATTCAACTGTGTtcctattaataatataatttttttttttttcttctcttatATTTCCATTCTTACTCAACAGAACTgttttgataatttttattttatgctttTCCCTCGCGTCATATATCTTACTCAAATGcaaaataatgatgaaatggaaaaaaaaggaaataagtacaaatatatattcacgtatatgtataagtatatgtgTTAATGTAGCTGTAAACGTTGCTGTAAATGTTGCTGTAAATGTTTGTTCATATATGTCCTCACATGTGTaagtatatgcatatgtatatatgtataagtacaTGTGAAAGCTTTGCAATATTGTGCAAATTCGATAATGTACACTATATTAAGATTAATATGGTCGTAATTGCGGCcgatatttgtaaatatatatatatatatatatatatttatgtataaatataattatgtatgtatataattatgtatatgaataatagtgtatatgtaaaaatatgtatgtacgtatgtgtacAATTACTTGTAtgcaatattatatatatatgtgtatatgtatgtatatgtatatgtt
This window contains:
- a CDS encoding Rab3 GTPase-activating protein non-catalytic subunit, translating into MSKNDANNNNDLNNYKKQKMIEESNNYLKTLSRKNESNSSINSENLENESLRVEERKESSSDDEHRVEGDSTHSLNEMIELEEVFTLEILVKILSKIFLKGNYCITKDDINTKNCKVLIFESKCDISSNMKMKEKGDDEDFINMVFYFQNKNYLFFLIYCLNKKNIVYLNFFNPILNEKETIESLNIFFMNNYFPHIILGLNNGKVFLYNHEGILCMQNKFIDNKIKIIIIEHQKDYILFVHENNTIVNSNIYIIKRALEKNSKILPFHYLFTINKNINIKHILLRYDNTPEVLKKELYSVYNMEDLMRYIHANINVNINAHMNVDMNANMNTNMNANMNANTNANMNANTNANMNANMNANMNANMNSNTNANMNANMNANTNANMNANTNANVLSNINDNVNAYHINSDHRNVNYIVTSKNMTLSILNIVRPNAQNDFLTKKENFGTSEKLSSKINNFLKNIFTKRNDPSSAGVMGTGSSPAVAAEASASSGNNSGSNNGNNNNNSNNNISSINSSINNSINNSINNNIGSSYGSGMMEVLNTNIVHCFNDSKRQIIDICVCPWNSNLLLALDNLGRICLFNVLTLNILYMWKSYRSAFMSFIQKKTVRTYNNDNSENDFNMKDMNLNSETSNDLINNKFDKGILFYLKTRNLIEIWDLKTMQRIYSVRTYENPTLFKIFFVDHDVPKKIYFFNTNLHVFLMSSNFELFYLKWK
- a CDS encoding hypothetical protein (conserved Plasmodium protein) — protein: MEKEDLKNICIIDNRGLNNAVSTSCDSVIDKNGNVIYKSYNTIYKLTYKHIYKYKRLSTISTDVIFDRYYNPYIPLYHYYYYDDDCYEDVGSDGADHRGHHDEEDTSKNDSTNLNLDNREKDEHFNYIDEIVYNKKSKKQVCLKYNRYELLLLRFLKCDENKYNTEEILNKNCFVKENKCIRSGSNKYYRDRNNYTTMNGAEGGIINALTASIMASCTNSNIIFHNSSVRVRNIYSDDNPQGNNNNNSNNNNDSNSNNNNNSNSNNNNNSNSNNNSNSNSNNNNNSNSYNSNGKHLGYSVNSTNNYKAKVFKNLDDSCYNMCVNNIYIDREGKMHLTVQDVYHTSPNYNHNNSNINSNSNGNYGNYYHYGNYNSHSNYGNKNKGGMSKNERGVNIVSKENEFSGLHEFPGIMNVRRNDTDKYGDYAPLHFAKRNSSDIFTLGDIKKYCKNNEKIKNQLNQLNQLNQLNQLNQLNQLNKLNKLNHLNKFNELNKLNQLNTNDNSYSIFKENEEENLTKSNFAKWFKNNSINVNENVDIIKYLNNDSTNNNIDCNIRSNGYINNIGSINSNSYINSNGNVNSNGNINSNGNINSNGNINSNAKNRQADFDLRKSQVVPIASIPSRNYDKDVYYYNSGGASGCASGGASGSISGNTNVNANGSNTTNEHIFNLQFDAFGRSEQQQISSTVAQLLMKQISKIKERKIVEGKEKKVEGTSITHDFTWEGGKDSGNNNIGGNYNVRGYGGSYNSYNNETHKDMYPKEGGKNIMEILNTLNSNDYTQEALELQMARRKNYMNSSNFANNDNLYKNSQNQKYYSMDNQTYKKNFIDSYKNEGSRNNINLEYLLMNKMPVNDSFSSINYSGNIGHNIGHNVNHNVSYNINQNSKSSFIANSNTTPPPTCNNLDAYKNKNSMQGNINITPIINSLLRLDSEHDYNNDNRILYNTVDNSITQNIQNAKVSNVLDSLKSLLTASKNQIGNGGSNDIIGNGIGGNIGGNVGGNVGGNIGGNIGGNIGGNVSGSGMGINDNSSINNVGINYKNFNNLKNCIQSGKYTNYHSQQYNSQQYMKQHRPQSFNEFTKKKFSKKDKYSPKLPDSDITTNETIIVPRKEEKHNV